Proteins encoded within one genomic window of Candidatus Poribacteria bacterium:
- a CDS encoding zf-TFIIB domain-containing protein, with amino-acid sequence MLPCPDCNNPLTQFPIEQDDTDLVSCDGCYGVWLVYPGDDLERVDNVTFDELVEVYGTEYPIDVDPSTVELPEEVEDALM; translated from the coding sequence ATGCTACCTTGTCCGGATTGTAATAATCCACTGACGCAGTTCCCGATTGAACAAGACGACACAGATCTCGTCAGTTGCGATGGCTGTTACGGTGTTTGGCTCGTCTACCCCGGTGATGACCTCGAACGTGTAGACAACGTCACTTTTGATGAACTCGTTGAAGTGTACGGCACCGAGTATCCGATCGATGTTGACCCAAGCACAGTCGAACTCCCTGAAGAAGTTGAAGACGCGCTGATGTAA
- a CDS encoding ThiF family adenylyltransferase — protein sequence MKSYRQIVEEAKTEIPEVTIDDVKAEQEKDSDFVLLDVRDEDEYRAGYIPNAVHVTRGMLEFSVENYIPDRDQKVVVYCAAGLRSLLAAKSLREMGYTDTVSLAGGYRDWSAAGYATAQDKPMSHEQLDRYSRHFMLTEVGEQGQAKLLDAKVLLVGAGGLGSPAGVYLGAAGVGHMGIIDSDVVELSNLQRQILHRTEAVGTPKVQSATTTIKSLNPDIDITPYNLRLTADNVEEIFSEYDLIVDGCDNFATRFLVNDAAVLMNKPIVHGSIFQFEGQVSLFKPQEGPCYRCMYPTPPPPGMVPS from the coding sequence ATGAAATCTTACAGGCAAATCGTTGAGGAAGCCAAAACAGAAATCCCAGAGGTAACCATCGACGACGTAAAAGCCGAACAGGAAAAAGACAGCGATTTCGTGCTACTCGATGTCCGCGATGAAGATGAATACCGTGCTGGTTATATCCCGAATGCAGTCCACGTCACACGTGGCATGCTGGAATTTTCGGTTGAAAACTATATTCCCGATCGCGACCAAAAGGTCGTCGTCTACTGTGCGGCGGGACTTCGTTCTCTTCTTGCGGCTAAGTCGCTTCGTGAGATGGGTTACACGGACACCGTCTCCCTTGCTGGTGGATATCGCGATTGGTCAGCAGCGGGTTACGCCACTGCTCAAGATAAACCCATGTCGCACGAGCAGCTCGATCGCTATAGCCGACACTTTATGCTTACCGAAGTCGGAGAACAGGGACAAGCGAAACTATTGGATGCCAAGGTGCTACTCGTCGGTGCAGGTGGTTTAGGTTCACCTGCAGGGGTATACCTCGGTGCTGCTGGTGTCGGACACATGGGCATTATCGATTCCGATGTCGTAGAGTTAAGCAATCTACAGCGTCAGATACTTCACCGGACAGAAGCGGTCGGCACACCGAAGGTACAATCCGCGACGACAACAATTAAGTCGTTGAACCCGGATATCGACATCACGCCGTATAACCTTCGTTTGACTGCTGATAACGTTGAAGAAATCTTTTCGGAATATGATCTGATTGTCGACGGATGCGATAATTTCGCCACTCGTTTCCTCGTCAACGATGCTGCTGTATTGATGAATAAACCGATTGTTCACGGCAGTATTTTCCAATTTGAGGGACAGGTATCACTCTTTAAACCGCAGGAGGGACCCTGCTACCGATGCATGTATCCAACACCACCGCCACCAGGTATGGTGCCCAGTTGA
- a CDS encoding CehA/McbA family metallohydrolase: protein MFNANPFRQPGQWYRGNTHSHSTESDGQLSMSDRFAAYREAGYDFLVLTDHRKVNDVSTYSTSDFLAISGSEVHPENPYGGATYHFVAINIHEAVNCAKMHPNAVLDDIKAQGGEAVLCHPYWSGHTITDYLPLRGYFAIEVYNDGCMEIGKGFSEQAWDDLLDRGGPVLGIASDDSHGTDHDCFHGWIMVKAQELTIESIMEALRTGAFYSTLGPKIEDMVLEDNEVTVKCSPAQSVVFKAQCSRGQRILPPDGELLTEATYSIPESVKYVRVEITDETGKKAWSNPFFF, encoded by the coding sequence ATGTTCAACGCAAATCCCTTCCGCCAACCCGGACAGTGGTACCGAGGAAATACACATAGTCATAGCACAGAATCCGACGGTCAACTTTCCATGTCGGATCGATTCGCAGCCTACCGTGAAGCAGGCTACGATTTTTTAGTCCTAACAGATCACCGTAAGGTTAATGACGTGAGTACTTACAGCACGTCGGACTTTCTGGCGATATCAGGAAGCGAAGTGCATCCTGAAAACCCCTATGGTGGCGCGACCTATCATTTTGTAGCCATTAATATTCATGAAGCAGTGAATTGCGCAAAGATGCACCCGAACGCTGTGCTTGATGACATTAAGGCGCAGGGCGGCGAAGCTGTTTTATGTCATCCCTACTGGTCTGGACACACAATTACAGATTATCTACCATTGCGGGGCTATTTCGCGATTGAAGTCTACAATGATGGCTGTATGGAGATCGGCAAAGGATTTTCAGAACAAGCGTGGGACGATTTACTGGATAGAGGTGGACCCGTTCTCGGCATCGCTTCTGATGATTCACACGGCACCGATCACGATTGCTTCCACGGATGGATTATGGTCAAAGCACAGGAACTGACCATTGAGAGTATCATGGAAGCACTCAGGACAGGCGCATTCTATTCTACACTTGGACCCAAAATTGAGGATATGGTATTAGAGGATAACGAGGTAACGGTTAAGTGTTCGCCAGCACAATCGGTTGTTTTTAAAGCACAATGCAGTCGGGGTCAACGAATCCTGCCACCCGATGGTGAACTCTTAACGGAGGCAACCTATAGCATTCCAGAAAGTGTCAAGTATGTTCGGGTTGAAATAACCGACGAAACCGGTAAAAAAGCCTGGTCAAACCCGTTTTTTTTCTAA
- a CDS encoding CehA/McbA family metallohydrolase, whose translation MFNANPFRQPGQWYRGNTHSHSTESDGQLSMSDRFAAYREAGYDFLVLTDHRKVNDVSAYSTSDFLAISGSEVHPSNPYGGATYHFVAINIHETINCAKMHPNAVLDEIKAQGGEAVLCHPYWSGHTITDYLPLRGYFAIEVYNDTCMGIGKGFSEQAWDDLLDRGGPVLGIASDDAHGTEHDCFHGWIMVKAEELTIESIMKAFRTGAFYSTLGPEIEDMALEDNEVTVKCSPAQSIVFKAECSRGRRILPSDGELLTEATYSIPNGAKYVRVEVTDETGKKAWSNPFFF comes from the coding sequence ATGTTTAACGCAAATCCTTTCCGCCAGCCGGGGCAATGGTATCGAGGAAATACACATAGCCATAGTACAGAATCCGATGGGCAGCTTTCCATGTCGGATCGATTCGCAGCCTACCGTGAAGCAGGCTACGATTTTTTAGTCCTAACAGATCACCGTAAGGTTAACGATGTGAGTGCTTACAGCACGTCAGATTTCTTGGCAATATCTGGAAGTGAAGTTCATCCATCAAACCCTTATGGCGGTGCGACGTATCATTTTGTCGCGATTAACATTCATGAGACGATCAATTGCGCAAAGATGCACCCGAACGCAGTACTTGATGAGATTAAAGCGCAGGGGGGTGAAGCCGTTTTGTGTCATCCCTATTGGTCCGGACACACGATTACGGATTATCTGCCGTTACGCGGATACTTCGCCATTGAGGTCTACAACGACACCTGTATGGGCATCGGCAAAGGTTTCTCAGAACAGGCGTGGGATGATCTGCTCGATAGAGGTGGACCCGTCCTCGGCATCGCTTCGGACGATGCACACGGAACCGAACATGACTGCTTTCACGGGTGGATTATGGTGAAAGCGGAAGAGTTGACCATTGAGAGCATCATGAAAGCGTTCCGAACAGGCGCGTTTTACTCTACACTCGGACCCGAAATTGAGGATATGGCGTTAGAGGATAACGAAGTAACGGTTAAGTGTTCGCCAGCACAATCGATTGTTTTTAAAGCGGAGTGTAGTCGCGGTCGACGAATCCTCCCGTCAGACGGTGAACTCTTGACGGAGGCAACCTATAGCATTCCGAACGGTGCGAAATACGTTCGGGTTGAAGTGACAGATGAAACCGGTAAAAAAGCCTGGTCGAACCCGTTCTTTTTCTAA
- the waaF gene encoding lipopolysaccharide heptosyltransferase II translates to MQNILVCQTGGWIGDMVLLTPALRALKHAYPESHLELLLRPRVADLMETHPYVDACLVDGKADGRNRSLMKSVRQIRNGAFDVAVVLHPTSFRNALLPFLARVPIRVGTSVSGRGMLLTTSFKDDTTVHEVRRYLRVLQLLDVDPVSDVLEFWHTDTDRQFVGSLLDHEGVSPQDRLIAVNLGTTWRTKRWDVANFAEVIRQIGYLAPETKIVLIGSSTEEALTEEVSASLPIVNLVGKTSILQLGALLERCEVCLTSDSGPMHIAAAVGTPTVALFGPTDPVRHRPYSNGHEVIEKSVSCRPCYKRTCQRTDVPYLCMKEISIGEVVNALELKLHKKAHVA, encoded by the coding sequence ATGCAAAACATTCTGGTGTGCCAAACAGGTGGCTGGATCGGTGATATGGTGCTGCTGACACCCGCGTTGCGTGCGTTGAAGCATGCCTATCCCGAATCCCATCTGGAACTCCTCTTACGTCCTCGTGTCGCAGATTTAATGGAAACGCACCCCTATGTTGATGCCTGCCTTGTTGATGGGAAAGCGGACGGGCGTAACCGATCACTAATGAAGTCGGTCCGTCAGATACGTAATGGGGCTTTTGACGTTGCTGTTGTGTTGCATCCGACTTCGTTCCGAAACGCACTGCTACCATTCCTTGCACGAGTGCCAATTCGCGTGGGGACGAGTGTGAGTGGACGTGGAATGCTGCTGACGACATCCTTCAAAGACGATACAACCGTCCATGAGGTGCGTCGGTATCTACGGGTGCTTCAATTACTGGATGTTGATCCTGTTTCGGATGTTTTAGAGTTTTGGCATACAGATACTGACCGTCAGTTTGTTGGAAGTCTTTTGGATCATGAGGGTGTTTCACCACAGGATCGGCTTATTGCCGTCAATTTAGGTACAACGTGGAGGACAAAACGGTGGGATGTAGCAAATTTCGCCGAGGTTATCCGACAGATCGGGTACCTTGCACCAGAGACCAAAATTGTATTAATCGGATCCTCTACAGAAGAGGCACTTACCGAGGAGGTGTCTGCTTCACTACCGATAGTTAATCTTGTCGGTAAAACCTCGATTCTGCAACTCGGTGCGCTATTGGAAAGATGTGAGGTGTGTTTGACTTCTGATAGCGGGCCCATGCACATCGCTGCAGCGGTTGGGACACCGACGGTCGCACTTTTCGGGCCAACCGATCCGGTTCGGCATCGTCCTTACAGTAATGGGCATGAAGTCATTGAAAAGTCTGTCTCATGTCGCCCGTGCTATAAACGGACATGTCAGCGAACAGATGTGCCTTATCTTTGCATGAAGGAAATTAGTATCGGTGAAGTCGTAAATGCATTGGAGTTAAAATTACATAAGAAGGCACATGTTGCCTAA
- a CDS encoding HAD family hydrolase: MKDIRALIFDFGGTLDGNGIHWLERTYQFIHERHPEITREAFDEADRATITEFALGDSSIEWSYQDGSMLPVGAVASEHAARCSLRETADAIAVGIYKRLGLSERMKDEYVEWFCAGASKSLTENRRWLETLHSTYQLAVISNNFGNTRGWCDEYGLTPLLGSIIDSTVLGIAKPDARIFEAALSKLNVASVHAIYVGDSYSADMVGGKNAGMWTAWLVGDQPRACPDPSMVDVQLSHLHELTNFLDLK; encoded by the coding sequence ATGAAGGATATCCGCGCACTAATATTTGATTTCGGCGGAACCTTAGATGGAAACGGTATCCATTGGTTGGAGCGGACGTATCAGTTTATCCATGAGCGTCATCCAGAAATTACACGTGAAGCATTCGATGAGGCAGATAGAGCAACGATAACAGAATTTGCACTCGGTGATTCTTCCATTGAGTGGTCTTACCAAGACGGTTCAATGTTACCGGTCGGTGCAGTCGCGTCTGAGCATGCGGCGCGTTGTTCGTTGCGGGAGACTGCCGATGCGATTGCAGTGGGGATTTACAAGCGATTAGGTTTGAGCGAGCGAATGAAAGATGAATATGTCGAGTGGTTTTGCGCGGGTGCTTCTAAGAGTCTCACAGAAAATCGACGATGGCTCGAAACGCTTCACAGCACCTATCAACTCGCTGTGATTAGTAATAACTTTGGGAATACCCGCGGTTGGTGTGATGAATATGGACTCACCCCTCTGCTTGGATCGATTATAGATTCAACCGTTTTGGGGATAGCAAAGCCGGACGCTCGCATTTTTGAAGCAGCTTTGTCGAAATTGAACGTTGCGTCTGTGCATGCCATCTACGTTGGCGATAGTTATTCTGCAGATATGGTTGGCGGCAAGAACGCCGGGATGTGGACGGCGTGGCTCGTTGGTGATCAACCCAGAGCGTGTCCGGATCCGTCCATGGTAGATGTGCAACTCTCTCATCTACACGAATTGACCAATTTTTTGGATTTGAAATAG
- the lexA gene encoding transcriptional repressor LexA, translating to MAKNLTDRQREIFTYIQRRIKEGYPPTIREIGSEFGFSEKAAHDHLNALEKKKYIDREDGKPRAISILKEADPKLATSKWLEGQNANPALSETQRDITEIPIFGRVAAGTPLLASQNIEGTLPMPTRMLNDHECFALRIIGSSMIGVGIMEGDFVIVRRQPDADPGDIVVAMVEDEATVKRFFVDGDRVRLQPENPTIEPSVFDTKDVIILGKVIALHREM from the coding sequence ATGGCAAAGAATTTGACCGATAGACAACGCGAGATTTTTACCTATATCCAGCGGCGTATCAAAGAGGGCTACCCACCGACGATACGCGAGATAGGTAGCGAATTCGGCTTTTCTGAAAAAGCTGCACATGATCATCTCAATGCGCTTGAGAAAAAAAAGTATATTGACCGGGAAGATGGCAAACCACGTGCAATTTCCATTTTGAAGGAAGCGGACCCGAAACTCGCGACCAGTAAATGGTTAGAAGGCCAAAATGCAAATCCGGCATTATCGGAAACGCAACGCGATATTACGGAGATACCGATTTTTGGGCGCGTCGCAGCAGGCACACCCCTCCTCGCATCACAGAATATTGAAGGCACCCTGCCGATGCCGACGCGCATGCTAAACGATCACGAGTGCTTCGCACTTCGTATCATCGGATCCAGCATGATCGGCGTTGGAATCATGGAAGGTGATTTTGTGATTGTTAGAAGGCAGCCTGATGCCGATCCGGGTGATATTGTCGTAGCAATGGTTGAAGACGAAGCAACAGTGAAACGTTTCTTCGTTGATGGCGACCGAGTCCGGTTACAACCGGAAAATCCCACTATTGAACCGAGCGTCTTTGACACGAAAGACGTGATAATACTCGGTAAAGTTATCGCTCTTCACCGAGAAATGTAG
- a CDS encoding redoxin domain-containing protein — translation MRRIDLVTHFFMKHRVAFRYICLLIAFVIGTVGVGLAKEKIEKVKLDAIVADFTLKDADGEPHALYKLSRDKPATIVLFLATQCPVATDYVERIVALVKTYGEKKVQFIGINSNKQEKIEEISEYNEKHGFEFPVLKDPENKIADYFGARRTPEVFLLDAKRVLRYAGAIDNSPKEPTRHYLKGALDLVIAGKDIPKASKKTRAIGCTIKRVRKTGVDRTP, via the coding sequence ATGCGAAGGATTGATCTCGTTACACATTTTTTCATGAAGCACCGCGTTGCTTTTCGTTATATCTGTTTACTAATTGCTTTCGTCATCGGAACCGTGGGTGTGGGTTTAGCAAAAGAGAAGATAGAGAAGGTGAAACTTGATGCCATCGTTGCAGATTTTACACTCAAGGATGCTGATGGTGAACCGCATGCTTTGTATAAGTTGAGCAGGGATAAACCCGCTACAATTGTCCTGTTTCTCGCCACACAATGCCCAGTGGCGACAGACTATGTGGAGCGGATTGTAGCCTTGGTTAAAACTTATGGCGAAAAGAAAGTACAGTTTATTGGAATCAATTCAAACAAACAGGAGAAGATTGAGGAAATTTCGGAATACAACGAGAAGCACGGCTTTGAATTTCCCGTGCTAAAAGATCCAGAAAATAAAATTGCTGACTATTTCGGTGCGAGAAGAACCCCAGAAGTCTTTCTTCTCGATGCAAAACGTGTGCTACGCTACGCTGGTGCAATTGACAACAGTCCAAAGGAACCGACGAGACACTACCTCAAAGGTGCTTTGGATTTAGTCATCGCCGGGAAAGATATTCCGAAGGCATCCAAAAAAACGAGAGCAATCGGGTGTACAATTAAACGCGTTCGGAAGACGGGTGTGGATAGAACACCTTAA
- a CDS encoding PBP1A family penicillin-binding protein, whose amino-acid sequence MLRFLYHCFQAVLTLFWSTCILVFVAIFAGIGFAGGMLLACWEDVRDIDLDRLEYDVDVQTWRQHLEVYSSVCKVQKTDKVVFLLDKLERLEYRKVSEIIPKLSPPGSYAVSLDAPVSWDPKAEKKPNGTVRIHLRDFEYPHLDVEAGHVQISVKNGEIAAIRNEGGSVRQNFYLEPEKIDEFADDEGSTRRLIPLLEMSDKVIGAFVAIEDRRFYEHWGIDIVRLAGAFRDKLLYNRRLSGTSTLTQQLARNIYLFKQRSDRSVVRKAREILLAVRIEKAFSKDEISERYLNHVDLGRSMYGGKTYHGVHQAALGYFGKEVSELSNHESALLAALPKGPHAFSPLFNPERAKNRRNIVLDAMFEQDYIATESEWHTSRDAPLLPQNLHQRGTRAAFKEAGHFLEEVHKKLRTLPELKENLYSGGLKVYTTIDMSMQVVAEKGTAKHLRVMDNTYGPTSLPDYDASKQNPNSVNLIDDYLQGAVIAFEPRTGHVKAMVGGRDYNITGDQISFYNRAVGTARRQPGSAFKPIVFAALLEKPAIVTPGTVIIDEEWGMVPFPGQWWAPSNYTEGRFRGPVIMRDILTSSINVPTAKAVLETPIAENGKWEGLNRVINLAKRMGIKSPLNPFPALSLGAAEMTVLELTSAYGIFANGGVRVEPIYIQYVVDTDGNIIYSSDELQVQRARVLDEKVAYQITSCLENVIKHGTGRRAINMGLTRPAAGKTGTTNEYVDAWFVGYTTDLIVGVWVGFDKNRPNRPNYNQQGAWAALPIWAEFMINAARGPKKEFPVPEGIVFAEIDKVSGRLKRAGKCPEENISREPFIEGQQPKELCHLHR is encoded by the coding sequence ATGCTTCGATTCTTATACCACTGTTTTCAGGCAGTCCTAACTCTATTCTGGAGTACATGTATTCTCGTATTTGTAGCGATTTTCGCTGGCATTGGGTTCGCAGGGGGTATGCTGCTCGCGTGTTGGGAAGATGTACGCGACATTGACTTAGATCGACTTGAATACGATGTTGATGTTCAGACGTGGCGGCAACATTTGGAGGTTTACTCTTCAGTTTGTAAAGTACAAAAGACAGATAAAGTTGTGTTCCTGCTTGATAAGTTGGAACGTTTGGAATACAGAAAGGTCTCGGAAATCATTCCAAAGTTGAGCCCGCCGGGGTCGTATGCTGTATCTTTGGATGCCCCTGTATCTTGGGATCCAAAGGCTGAAAAAAAACCGAATGGAACTGTGCGTATCCATCTACGGGACTTTGAATATCCGCATCTTGATGTGGAGGCAGGACACGTTCAAATTTCAGTTAAGAACGGAGAAATTGCCGCTATCCGGAATGAAGGTGGTTCTGTACGCCAAAATTTCTACCTTGAACCGGAGAAGATAGACGAATTTGCTGACGATGAAGGTTCCACGCGCCGTCTGATTCCACTACTGGAAATGTCTGACAAGGTCATAGGGGCATTTGTTGCTATTGAGGACCGGCGGTTTTATGAACATTGGGGAATTGATATTGTACGCCTCGCTGGTGCGTTTAGAGATAAATTGTTGTATAACCGTCGCTTGTCTGGTACAAGCACGCTAACACAACAGTTGGCGCGAAATATCTATCTCTTTAAGCAGCGATCAGACAGAAGTGTCGTTCGGAAAGCCAGAGAGATACTCCTTGCGGTGAGAATTGAGAAGGCTTTTTCTAAGGATGAGATTTCCGAGCGTTATCTGAACCATGTTGATTTAGGGAGATCCATGTATGGCGGGAAAACGTACCACGGCGTTCATCAGGCGGCACTCGGCTATTTTGGAAAAGAGGTTTCGGAATTAAGCAATCATGAGTCTGCATTGCTCGCAGCACTTCCGAAAGGTCCCCACGCGTTCTCGCCGCTTTTCAACCCCGAGCGCGCTAAAAATCGACGTAATATAGTACTTGATGCCATGTTTGAGCAAGACTATATCGCTACCGAATCTGAATGGCACACAAGCCGAGATGCGCCGCTCCTTCCACAAAACCTGCACCAAAGAGGCACAAGAGCTGCCTTCAAGGAAGCCGGGCACTTTCTTGAGGAGGTCCATAAAAAACTCCGCACTCTTCCTGAACTCAAAGAGAATTTGTATAGCGGTGGGTTGAAGGTTTACACAACTATAGACATGAGCATGCAGGTTGTTGCGGAGAAAGGAACAGCAAAGCACCTCCGCGTGATGGATAATACCTACGGTCCAACGAGTCTACCGGATTATGATGCCAGTAAACAGAATCCAAACAGTGTTAATCTGATTGATGATTACCTGCAAGGAGCAGTCATTGCGTTTGAACCCAGGACGGGGCACGTTAAAGCGATGGTGGGCGGTAGAGATTACAACATCACGGGAGATCAAATTAGTTTCTATAATCGCGCCGTTGGAACTGCAAGGCGGCAACCCGGTTCCGCCTTTAAGCCGATTGTTTTTGCTGCCTTGTTAGAAAAACCTGCAATCGTAACACCCGGAACGGTTATTATTGATGAAGAGTGGGGGATGGTGCCTTTTCCTGGACAGTGGTGGGCTCCCAGCAATTACACAGAAGGGAGATTTAGGGGACCGGTCATCATGCGCGACATTCTCACGAGTTCCATTAACGTCCCAACGGCAAAGGCAGTATTGGAAACACCTATAGCCGAGAACGGTAAATGGGAGGGGCTAAATCGCGTCATAAATTTGGCAAAAAGGATGGGCATTAAAAGTCCGCTGAATCCATTCCCCGCGCTCTCCTTAGGTGCAGCTGAAATGACAGTCCTTGAGCTGACCTCCGCATACGGGATTTTTGCAAACGGTGGTGTCCGTGTGGAACCGATATACATTCAGTACGTCGTTGACACAGACGGAAACATTATCTATTCCTCGGATGAACTTCAGGTTCAACGTGCCCGCGTGCTGGATGAAAAAGTGGCGTACCAGATTACCTCGTGTTTGGAAAATGTGATTAAACATGGGACCGGCAGACGCGCGATAAATATGGGGCTAACTCGACCCGCCGCTGGTAAAACAGGAACAACCAATGAGTATGTGGACGCTTGGTTCGTCGGCTATACCACAGATCTGATTGTCGGCGTTTGGGTCGGATTTGATAAAAATCGACCGAATCGACCAAATTACAATCAGCAAGGGGCGTGGGCAGCACTGCCGATCTGGGCGGAATTCATGATTAATGCAGCCCGGGGGCCTAAGAAGGAATTTCCTGTTCCTGAAGGCATTGTCTTCGCGGAGATTGACAAAGTGAGTGGTCGTCTTAAACGCGCAGGCAAATGTCCAGAGGAAAACATTAGCAGAGAGCCGTTCATCGAAGGACAACAACCAAAAGAACTTTGTCATCTTCATAGATAG
- the uvrB gene encoding excinuclease ABC subunit UvrB, with protein sequence MRENWELLTKIDDPKDDDPESDALQFELISDFTPQGDQPQAIDELTDGLQRGDKAQTLLGVTGSGKTYTMANVIQNVQLPTLVISPNKTLAAQLYNEFRTFFPNNAVHYFVSDYEYYQPEAYIPATDTFIEKDVRINEEITRMRLASTASLISRRDVIVVASVSCLYGLGSPDEFENQRVQIEVGAVVRRDALLRALVDIQYVRNDVEFWQGVFRARGDVVEVFPAYSENAYRIELFGDEIDRINEIDTTTGEVLAQRDFLEIYPAKHFMTDGEIFDQALINIELELQDRILEFEKENKLLEAQRIEQRTRFDLEMLREVGYCSGIENYSRHLSGLQPGDPPYCLMHYFPDDFLLFIDESHVTIPQLRGMYRGDRSRKETLVKYGFRLPSALDNRPLRFDEVEARVNQVIFVSATPGPYEMESGTQIVEQIIRPTGLIDPQITIQPVKGQIDHLIGRIKERVKRQQRVLVTTLTKRMAEDLTEYLTEAGIRADYMHSEIDVFDRARILRELREGVFDVLVGINLLREGLDLPEVSLVAILDADRPGFLRSVRSLVQTAGRAARNVDGEVLLYGDSVTEAMGEAIQETQRRRDIQLQYNTDNNITPATIEKAIQELIAESSEEYKTEKSDKPPIVAETIEPQDIEAMITDLTRQMRKAALDLDYEEAAALRDQIAELKEQSAGQSA encoded by the coding sequence ATGAGAGAGAATTGGGAATTGCTGACAAAGATTGACGATCCAAAAGATGATGACCCGGAATCGGATGCCCTACAATTTGAACTAATCTCAGACTTCACACCTCAGGGCGACCAACCGCAAGCCATTGACGAACTCACAGACGGACTCCAACGTGGAGACAAAGCGCAAACACTCCTCGGCGTGACAGGTTCAGGAAAAACCTACACAATGGCGAATGTGATTCAGAATGTACAATTGCCAACACTCGTTATCTCACCCAATAAGACGCTTGCTGCACAACTTTACAACGAATTCCGGACTTTTTTCCCCAATAACGCCGTTCACTACTTCGTCAGCGACTACGAGTACTATCAACCTGAAGCGTATATCCCTGCAACTGATACCTTTATTGAAAAAGATGTCCGCATCAATGAAGAGATTACACGGATGCGGCTTGCCTCGACAGCGTCTTTAATCTCACGTCGCGATGTTATCGTTGTGGCGAGCGTTTCTTGCCTTTACGGTCTCGGATCACCTGATGAATTTGAGAATCAGAGAGTTCAGATAGAGGTCGGAGCGGTCGTCCGACGCGATGCTCTGCTGCGAGCCTTGGTTGATATTCAATACGTCCGCAACGATGTTGAGTTCTGGCAAGGTGTGTTCCGTGCTCGTGGCGATGTCGTTGAAGTGTTTCCTGCTTATAGTGAGAATGCCTATCGCATTGAGCTTTTCGGTGATGAAATCGATCGGATTAATGAGATTGATACCACAACCGGGGAAGTATTGGCACAACGCGACTTCCTTGAAATCTACCCCGCCAAGCATTTCATGACCGACGGTGAAATCTTCGACCAAGCGTTGATTAATATTGAACTTGAACTTCAGGACCGGATTCTGGAATTTGAGAAAGAGAATAAATTGCTCGAAGCGCAACGTATTGAGCAACGCACTCGCTTCGATCTGGAGATGTTGCGCGAGGTCGGTTACTGCTCCGGTATTGAAAATTACTCACGGCATCTCTCAGGATTGCAACCCGGGGATCCTCCGTATTGCCTGATGCACTACTTCCCTGATGATTTTCTGCTCTTTATCGATGAATCCCATGTGACGATTCCGCAGCTACGAGGTATGTATCGTGGCGACAGGTCGCGAAAGGAGACGCTTGTCAAATATGGCTTCCGTTTGCCCTCCGCATTGGACAATCGTCCCCTCCGTTTCGATGAGGTTGAAGCGCGTGTCAATCAAGTGATCTTTGTCTCCGCGACACCCGGTCCCTATGAAATGGAGAGCGGCACGCAAATTGTTGAGCAGATTATCCGCCCGACAGGACTCATTGATCCCCAAATTACGATCCAGCCAGTGAAGGGACAGATCGACCATCTCATCGGTAGGATTAAGGAGCGTGTGAAGCGTCAACAACGCGTCCTTGTAACGACGCTCACCAAGCGGATGGCGGAGGACTTGACCGAGTACTTAACGGAAGCGGGTATCCGTGCTGACTATATGCACTCTGAGATTGACGTGTTCGATCGTGCGCGTATTCTGCGCGAACTTCGTGAGGGGGTTTTCGATGTGCTGGTCGGGATTAACCTCCTGCGAGAAGGACTTGATCTCCCTGAGGTCTCTCTCGTTGCGATCTTAGATGCTGACCGACCCGGTTTCCTCCGTTCTGTCAGATCCCTCGTTCAGACGGCTGGACGTGCTGCACGGAACGTTGACGGTGAGGTGCTTTTGTACGGGGATAGCGTTACAGAGGCAATGGGAGAAGCGATACAGGAGACACAGCGCCGACGTGATATTCAACTCCAGTATAACACCGATAACAACATCACACCCGCGACAATTGAGAAGGCAATTCAGGAGCTGATTGCTGAATCGAGCGAGGAGTATAAGACCGAGAAATCTGATAAGCCGCCTATCGTGGCGGAAACCATTGAACCACAAGATATTGAAGCGATGATTACGGACTTAACACGGCAGATGCGAAAAGCAGCATTGGACCTTGATTATGAGGAAGCCGCCGCCTTACGCGACCAGATCGCTGAACTGAAGGAGCAATCGGCGGGACAGTCGGCTTGA